The following nucleotide sequence is from Azoarcus sp. CIB.
GCCTCATCGCCGAGCACGCCTCGCTGCACAAACGCCTCACCGGCATGAAGGGTTTCCCCGAGGTCGCCACCGACATCCAGGCCCAGGTGCGCGAGCTGATGCCCAAGGATTTTCTCGTCGCCTATCCGTGGGAGCGTCTTGCTCACTTCACGCGCTACCTTAAAGCTGCGGGTGTGCGCCTCGACAAGCTGCGCACCAACCCCGCGCGCGACGCCCTGCTTCTCGCCGACTGGCGCGGCCTCGCCCAGCCTTTCGAGCGCGAGCGCCTGGCCAAGCGCAAGGCCCATGTCGACGACCCGGGCCTCGACGAATTCCGCTGGCTGCTCGAAGAGCTGCGCGTCGGCCTCTTCGCGCAGGAGCTCAAGACCCCGATGCCGATGTCGGTAAAGCGCCTGCAGAAAATCTGGGACGCGCGCCCGCGCTGACGCCGACCGTTGATTTGGTGAGATTTTCCTGTTAATCTGATCGGCTTCCCTTGCTCTACCGGTGCGCATGCCGGGGAGCTGTCATCAACCGCAAGGAGTCTCCATGCGACATTACGAAGTTGTATTCATCGTCCACCCGGACCAGTCGGAACAGGTCCCGGCGATGATCGAGCGCTACAAGTCGCTCGTCACCGCCCGCAACGGCCAGATCCACCGCCTCGAAGATTGGGGCCGCCGCCAGATGGCCTATCCGATCCAGAAGGTGCACAAGGCTCACTACGTCCTCATGAACATCGAGTGCGACGGCGAAGCTCTTGGCGAGCTCGAGCACGCCTTCAAGTTCAACGACGCCGTCCTGCGCCACCTCGTCGTCAAGATGAAGGCCGCCGTGATCACCCCGTCGCCGATGATGAAGGAAGAGAAGTCCCGCTCGCTGACCGCCGCGCCTGCCGCGGAAGAAGCGAAGCCCGAGGCCGAATCCGTCTGAGGTGACTGACGAGGGGATCAACCAGCTGCACCTCGACGCCCGGATCGCTGAACTCCAGCCCCTGCGTCGAACCCCGGCAGGAGTGCCGATCGCCGCTTGCGGCCTCGCGCACGAATCGAAACAAATGGAAGCGGGCCTGGTTCGCGATGTTTCGGTGGAACTGCAGGCGGTGGCGGTTGGTGAACTGGCCGGTGTGCTGGCCAGCGCATCCCCCGGCATGAGGATAAGGGTCGCCGGATTTCTCGCCGCGAAGAGTCTTCGCAGCCGGAGCCCGGTACTGCACCTGAGCAAGATCGAATTTCTGGAAGGAAACGAAAATGGCGTTCAACAAGAAGTTTGCAAAGAAGAAGGATGACCGCGGCAATCGCGGCCTGTTCAAGCGTCGCAAGTTCTGCCGCTTCACCGCGGAGAAGATCGAGGAAGTCGACTACAAGGATGTGGACATCCTGAAGGACTTCGTCACCGAAAACAGCAAGATCATGCCGGCTCGCATCACCGGCACCAAGGCCGGCTACCAGCGTCAGCTGTCGACCGCGATCAAGCGCGCGCGCTTCCTCGCCCTGCTGCCTTACACCGATCTGCACAAGTAATCAGGAGAGATCGGACATGCAAATCATTCTGCTCGAAAAAGTCGCCAACCTCGGCACCCTCGGCGATGTGGTCAAGGTCAAGGACGGCTACGCCCGCAACTACCTGATCCCCCAAGGCAAGGCCAAGCGTGCGACCCAGGTCAACATGGCCGCATTCGAAGCCAAGCGCGCCGAACTCGAAAAGGCCCAGGCCGAGAAGCTCGTCGAAGCTCAGGCTGTCGCCACCAAGCTCGAAGGCCTGATGCTGCAGATCGCCCGCAAGGCTGGCATGGACGGCCGCCTGTTCGGCTCCGTCACCAACATCGACATCGCCGAAGCGCTGGAAGGTCAGGGCTTCAAGGTCGAGCGCAGCACCATCCGCATGCCGGAGGGCCCGATCAAGGCCGTCGGCGACGTGCAGATCGACATTGCTCTGCACCACGACGTCGTGGTTCCGGTTACCGTTTCCGTGCTCGGTGAACAGTAATCCGCCTGCGCTGACGTGATTGCACAAGGGGCTGCCTCGGCAGCCCCTTTTGTTTTTCAGCGCCGTCTGCCGCTTCGTTAGAATTCAGCATCGCTCCCCTGGAAGACTGCCTCCGATGGCCACTCAAAAGCGCCGCTTTTCCGAGAACTCCGGCGACCCCGCGATCTCGGCAATCAAGCTCCCGCCGCACTCGCTCGAAGCCGAGCAGTCGCTGATCGGCGGCATCCTCCTCGACAACCAAGCCTGGGAGCGCGTCGCCGACCTCGCCAGCGAAGTCGACTTCTATCGTGACGACCACCGGCGCATCTTCCGCCACATCAGCAAGCTGCTCGACCTCGGCAAGCCAGCCGATGTCGTCACGGTCTTCGAGTCGCTCGAAAAGAACGGCGAATCCGAGCAGGCGGGCGGACTCGCCTATCTTGCCGAGATCGCCAATAGCACGCCGTCGGCGGCCAACATCCGTCGCTACGCCGAAATCGTCCGCGAGCGCGCGATCCTGCGCAAACTCGTCACCGTCGGCGACGAGATAGCCGCCTCCGCGCTCAGCGCGACCGGTCGTGACGCCAAGACCTTGCTCGACGAGGCCGAAGCCAAGGTGTTCGAGATCGCCGAGGCGGGCGCGCGCAGCTCCACCGGCTTCGTCTCGATCCAGCCCATCCTCAAGCAGGTCGTCGATCGCGTCCAGGAGCTCTACGACCGCGACAATCCGTCCGAAGTCACAGGCGTGCCGACCGGTCTGGTCGATCTCGACGAAAAGACCTCCGGTCTGCAGCCCTCGGACATGATCATCGTCGCCGGCCGTCCCGCGATGGGCAAGACCACCTTCGCGCTCAACGTTGCCGAGCACGTCGCGATCGACTGCAAGCTTCCGGTTGCTATTTTCTCGATGGAAATGCCGGGTACGCAGCTCGCCACCCGTTTCATATCCTCGGTCGGGCGCATCGATCAAGGCAAGATCCGCACGGGCCGTCTCGGCGACGAGGATTGGCAGCGCCTCACGATGGCGATGGGCAAGCTCTACGACGCGCCTCTTTTCATCGACGAGACGCCCGGACTCAACCCCATCGACCTGCGCGCCCGTGCGCGCCGCCTCTCGCGCCAGTGCGGCAAGCTCGGCCTCATCGTCATCGATTATCTGCAGCTCATGGTCGGCACCAAGGACAGCGACAACCGTGCCTCCGAGCTGTCCGAGATCTCACGCTCGATCAAGTCGCTTGCGAAGGAGCTGCATGTGCCGATCATGGCCCTGTCGCAGCTCAATCGAAGTCTCGAGCAACGCCCGAACAAGCGCCCCGTGATGTCCGACCTTCGCGAATCCGGCGCCATCGAGCAGGACGCGGACATTATCATGTTCATCTATCGCGACGAGGTCTATAACCCCGATTCGCCGGATAAGGGCACCGCCGAACTGATTATCGGCAAGCATCGTAACGGCCCGACCGGCACCGTGCGCATGACCTTCGTCGGTGAATGCACGCGATTCGAGAATTACGCCGGCGGAGCTGGTTTTTATCAGAGCGAATAAATTTCCGGATTTTTCCGCAAACAGCTTGACGGCGTGTTTGAGGTCTATATAATTCGCGCCTCTTCAGCGCTGCCGCGGAAAGTGCGGCGGCGGTGGAGGGCAGGAAAGAGAGTGCGGTGCGGCAGCGGATTTAAAAAAGTTTGCTGCGGTGCTTGACGAAAGTAGTGAAGTTTGTCAGAATCTCTTTCTCGCTGCTTCGGCAGCGGTTCTTTAAAAAATTGGACAACCGATAAGTGTGGGTGCTTGGTTGGCGCGACCGAACTGCTTCGGCAGTTTTAATGTTGCAAAGATTGAGTGCTCACAGATGTCAGTAATGATTCTTTGAGTACTTTGTTGGATTGAACTTAAGAGTTTGATCCTGGCTCAGATTGAACGCTGGCGGCATGCTTTACACATGCAAGTCGAACGGCAGCGGGGGCTTCGGCCTGCCGGCGAGTGGCGAACGGGTGAGTAATGCATCGGAACGTGCCCAGTCATGGGGGATAACTACGCGAAAGCGTAGCTAATACCGCATACGCCCTGAGGGGGAAAGCGGGGGATCGCAAGACCTCGCGTGATTGGAGCGGCCGATGTCGGATTAGCTAGTTGGTGGGGTAAAGGCCTACCAAGGCGACGATCCGTAGCGGGTCTGAGAGGATGATCCGCCACACTGGGACTGAGACACGGCCCAGACTCCTACGGGAGGCAGCAGTGGGGAATTTTGGACAATGGGGGCAACCCTGATCCAGCCATGCCGCGTGAGTGAAGAAGGCCTTCGGGTTGTAAAGCTCTTTCAGACGGAAAGAAAACGCCCCTCCTAATACGGGGGGTGGATGACGGTACTGTCAGAAGAAGCACCGGCTAACTACGTGCCAGCAGCCGCGGTAATACGTAGGGTGCGAGCGTTAATCGGAATTACTGGGCGTAAAGCGTGCGCAGGCGGTTGTGTAAGACAGGTGTGAAATCCCCGGGCTTAACCTGGGAACTGCGCTTGTGACTGCACGGCTAGAGTACGGCAGAGGGGGGTGGAATTCCACGTGTAGCAGTGAAATGCGTAGATATGTGGAGGAACACCGATGGCGAAGGCAGCCCCCTGGGCCGATACTGACGCTCATGCACGAAAGCGTGGGGAGCAAACAGGATTAGATACCCTGGTAGTCCACGCCCTAAACGATGTCGACTAGTCGTTCGGAGAGGTAACTCACTGAGTGACGCAGCTAACGCGTGAAGTCGACCGCCTGGGGAGTACGGCCGCAAGGTTAAAACTCAAAGGAATTGACGGGGACCCGCACAAGCGGTGGATGATGTGGATTAATTCGATGCAACGCGAAAAACCTTACCTACCCTTGACATGCCTGGAATCCTTGAGAGATCAGGGAGTGCCTTCGGGAACCAGGACACAGGTGCTGCATGGCTGTCGTCAGCTCGTGTCGTGAGATGTTGGGTTAAGTCCCGCAACGAGCGCAACCCTTGTCGTTAATTGCCATCATTTAGTTGGGCACTTTAGCGAGACTGCCGGTGACAAACCGGAGGAAGGTGGGGATGACGTCAAGTCCTCATGGCCCTTATGGGTAGGGCTTCACACGTCATACAATGGTCGGTACAGAGGGCTGCCAAAGCGCGAGCTGGAGCCAATCCCTTAAAGCCGATCGTAGTCCGGATCGTAGTCTGCAACTCGACTACGTGAAGTCGGAATCGCTAGTAATCGCAGATCAGCATGCTGCGGTGAATACGTTCCCGGGTCTTGTACACACCGCCCGTCACACCATGGGAGTGGGTTTCACCAGAAGTAGGTAGCTTAACCTTCGGGGGGGCGCTTACCACGGTGAGATTCATGACTGGGGTGAAGTCGTAACAAGGTAGCCGTATCGGAAGGTGCGGCTGGATCACCTCCTTTCAAGAGACAGGTCGCATCTGACCAAGTATCCACAACTTATCGGTTGTTCAGGCACGAGCCTCGAGATGACGAGGGTCTGTAGCTCAGCTGGTTAGAGCACCGTCTTGATAAGGCGGGGGTCGTTGGTTCGAACCCAACCAGACCCACCACCGAACGAGGGGGATTAGCTCAGCTGGGAGAGCACCTGCTTTGCAAGCAGGGGGTCGTCGGTTCGATCCCGTCATCCTCCACCAACGCTTCGGTGGGCTCGACTGTAGGGCTAAGCAGTGTGCACGGTCGTGTGCAGTGCTTAGGCCTTGGTGCCAGTGTTCTTTAACAAAGTGGAAGAAGTAAAGTGTGCAATCTCTGTTGCGCTGTGTCAGCGGCGCGTGAAGACAGGGGTTGAACATGGGTTGTGTGATTGCATTGCAATCGTCTGCGCTTTGAACCAGCAGCAGGCGGTTGCGCACAAGCGTGAGTTCGCCTATGACTGGGTCCCTGGCGACAGGGTCCAGGGTTATAGGATCAAGCGACTAAGTGCATGTGGTGGATGCCTTGGCGATCACAGGCGATGAAGGACGTGCAAGCCTGCGAAAAGCGGGGGGGAGCTGGCAATGGAGCTTTGATCCCCCGATGTCCGAATGGGGAAACCCACTCCTTCGGGAGTATCCCTGGCTGAATACATAGGCCAGAGGAGGCGAACGCGGCGAACTGAAACATCTAAGTAGCCGCAGGAACAGAAATCAACCGAGATTCCCCAAGTAGTGGCGAGCGAACGGGGAGTAGCCTGCACGACTAAACCATCTATTTAGCAGAACGGTCTGGAAAGTCCGACAATACAGGGTGATAGTCCCGTATGCGAAAAGTAGGTGGCGGGTCTGAGCGTGCGACAAGTAGGGCGGGACACGAGAAATCCTGTCTGAAGATGGGGGGACCATCCTCCAAGGCTAAATACTCGTGATCGACCGATAGTGAACCAGTACCGTGAGGGAAAGGCGAAAAGAACCCCGGGAGGGGAGTGAAATAGATCCTGAAACCGCATGCATACAAACAGTGGGAGCCTCCTTGTGGGGTGACTGCGTACCTTTTGTATAATGGGTCAGCGACTTACGTTCAGTAGCGAGCTTAACCGAATAGGGGAGGCGTAGGGAAACCGAGTCTGATAAGGGCGACATAGTTGCTGGGCGTAGACCCGAAACCGGATGATCTATCCATGGCCAGGATGAAGGTGCCGTAACAGGTACTGGAGGTCCGAACCCACTAATGTTGAAAAATTAGGGGATGAGCTGTGGATAGGGGTGAAAGGCTAAACAAATCCGGAAATAGCTGGTTCTCCCCGAAAACTATTTAGGTAGTGCGTCGTACGGACACTTGCGGGGGTAGAGCACTGTAATCGTTGGGGGGGTCACTGCGATCTACCCCGCGATAGCAAACTCCGAATACCGCAAAGTGATATACGGCAGACAGTCCTGGGGTGCTAACGTCCTGGGACAAGAGGGAAACAACCCAGACCGCCAGCTAAGGTCCCAAATACATGGCTAAGTGGGAAACGAAGTGGGAAGGCATAGACAGCTAGGAGGTTGGCTTAGAAGCAGCCACCCTTTAAAGAAAGCGTAATAGCTCACTAGTCGAGTCGTCCTGCGCGGAAGATGTAACGGGGCTCAAGCCATGAACCGAAGCTGCGGATCTCGAAAGAGATGGTAGGGGAGCGTTCCGTAAGCCTGCGAAGGTGTCTCGAGAGGGATGCTGGAGGTATCGGAAGTGCGAATGCTGACATGAGTAGCGATAAAGGGTGTGAAAAGCACCCTCGCCGAAAGCCCAAGGTTTCCTGCGCAACGTTCATCGACGCAGGGTGAGTCGGCCCCTAAGGCGAGGCAGAAATGCGTAGTCGATGGGAAACAGGTCAATATTCCTGTACCGATTTTAGATGCGATGGGGGGACGGAGAAGGTTAGGTCAGCCGGGTGTTGGACGTCCCGGTTTAAGCGTGTAGGCGTGCACCGTAGGCAAATCCGCGGAGCTAAGCTGAGGCGTGATGACGAGGTCTCTTTGAGACCGAAGTGACTAATACCATGCTTCCAGGAAAAGCCTCTAAGCTTCAGTCTAAAATCGACCGTACCGCAAACCGACACAGGTGGGCAGGAAGAAAATTCTAAGGCGCTTGAGAGAACTCAGGAGAAGGAACTCGGCAAATTGATACCGTAACTTCGGGAGAAGGTATGCCCCACTAGCTTGTAGGAGTACATCCGAAGGGCGAAGGGGCCGCAGAGAATCGGTGGCTGCGACTGTTTATTAAAAACACAGCACTCTGCAAACACGAAAGTGGACGTATAGGGTGTGACGCCTGCCCGGTGCCGGAAGGTTAAGTGATGGGGTGCAAGCTCTTGATCGAAGCCCCGGTAAACGGCGGCCGTAACTATAACGGTCCTAAGGTAGCGAAATTCCTTGTCGGGTAAGTTCCGACCTGCACGAATGGCGTAACGATGGCCACACTGTCTCCTCCTGAGACTCAGCGAAGTTGAAATGTTTGTGAAGATGCAATCTACCCGCGGCTAGACGGAAAGACCCCATGAACCTTTACTGTAGCTTTGCATTGGACTTTGACGGGACTTGTGTAGGATAGGTGGGAGGCTTTGAAGCGGGGACGCTAGTTCTCGTGGAGCCAACCTTGAAATACCACCCTGGTGTCGTTGAGGTTCTAACCTTGGCCCGTGAATCCGGGTCGGGGACCGTGCATGGCAGGCAGTTTGACTGGGGCGGTCTCCTCCCAAAAGGTAACGGAGGAGTACGAAGGTCGCCTAGGTACGGTCGGACATCGTACTGATAGTGCAATGGCAAAAGGCGGCTTGACTGCGAGACCGACAAGTCGAGCAGGTGCGAAAGCAGGTCATAGTGATCCGGTGGTTCTGTATGGAAGGGCCATCGCTCAACGGATAAAAGGTACTCTGGGGATAACAGGCTGATTCCGCCCAAGAGTTCACATCGACGGCGGAGTTTGGCACCTCGATGTCGGCTCATCACATCCTGGGGCTGTAGCCGGTCCCAAGGGTATGGCTGTTCGCCATTTAAAGTGGTACGTGAGCTGGGTTTAAAACGTCGTGAGACAGTTTGGTCCCTATCTGCCGTGGGCGCTGGAAGTTTGAGAGGACCTGCTCCTAGTACGAGAGGACCGGAGTGGACGTACCCCTGGTGTACCGGTTGTGACGCCAGTCGCATCGCCGGGTAGCTAAGTACGGAAGAGATAACCGCTGAAAGCATCTAAGCGGGAAACTCGCCTCAAGATGAGACTTCCCCGGGGCCTCGAGCCCCCTGAAGGGTCGTTGAAGACTACAACGTTGATAGGTCGGGTGTGGAAGCGCAGTAATGCGTTAAGCTAACCGATACTAATTGCCCGTGAGGCTTGATCCTATAACCCTGGATCACAGCGAACTCAACACGCTAAACAATCACACTCCCACACACTCTACTTCTCCACTTTGTGACCCCTTACAGTCTGACGACCATAGCGTCCCGGAACCACTCCTTCCCATCCCGAACAGGACAGTGAAACAGGACCGCGCCGATGATAGTGCTCTTCGTGAGTGCGAAAGTAGGTCATCGTCAGACTACCCCACTCCAAAAAAGCCGCTTCCCTACTCCAGGGCAGCGGCTTTTTTACGTCTACCGCCGGTCCGGACCGTGTCGTGCGACCGTGACTTGAGGCAACGCATCGTGCAGAATCGCCACTCTTCACCGGATTGGCATTTAATGGATTTCGATCTGATCATCGTAGGCGGGGGGCTCGCCGGTGCAAGCCTCGCGGCCGCTCTGCAGGGAACCCGCTACCGTATCGCGCTCGTCGAGGCGCGTCCGCCTGCCGTGGTCGAGGGCTGGGATCCGCGTGTCTACGCGATCAGTCCGGCATGCGCGGAGTTCCTTCGGGAGAGCGGGATCTGGCAGCACCTCGATTCCGGGCGGATAGCGCCAGTACACGCGATGTCGATCCGCGGGGATGCGGGTGGGGTACTCGAGTTTTCGTCGTACGGCAGTGGCTTGTCGGAACTCGCCTGGATCGTCGAGTCCGGACGGATGCAACGCGAGCTGTGGGAAACGGTCAAGCGCCAGCACAACGTGACGATGCTGGTCGGCGACGCGCCGGAGGCGATGGCCGTGGATAGGGAGAGTGTTTCGCTCGCGCTTCCCGGCCGGAAGTCGATTTACGGCCGGCTCGTTGTCGGTGCCGACGGCGTCAATTCCTGGGTGCGCAAGCAGGCGGGAATCGATGCGGAGATCAGCCCCTACGGGGAACGCGGCGTCGTGGCGAACTTCAGGTGCGGAGCGGATCATCGCGGCCGAGCGTTCCAGTGGTTTCGTGATGACGGCATCCTCGCGCTGCTCCCGCTGCCTGGGCGTATGGTGTCGATGGTCTGGTCATGTGCAGACGGCTTCGCCGATTCGCTGCTTGCGCTGGACGGGGCTGCGCTGTGCCGACGTGTAGCTGACGCTGCGGGCGGCGTGCTCGGTACGCTGGACCTGGTGACGCCGGCGCAGGCCTTCCCGCTGCGCTTCATGCGCGTGTCGTCGGTGGTGAAGGAGCGCGTGGTGCTGGTCGGCGATGCGGCGCATGCGATCCATCCGCTTTCGGGGCACGGCATCAATCTGGGCTTCCAGGATGCGCGGGCGCTTGCTGCGGTGCTCAGGGAGCTTCCCGCATGGCGGGATCCAGGGGAGATCGCGGTGCTGCGCGGCTATGCCCGGGCGCGCGCCGAGGAACCCTTTCTGGTTCAATACGCGACACACGGGCTCAACCGCCTGTTCGGCTCGCGCAATCCGCTGCTCGCGGCCGTGCGCAACGCCGGTTTGAACCTCACCGACCGTTTGCCTGTCGTACGCAACGCGCTCGTGCGTTATGCCGTGGGCGGCCGATTCTGATTCTATGGAGATGTTAGATGCTTAAGAAGGTAATCCGTCCGCTGGTCGCGGCTCTAGGGCTTGTGCTGCTGACGCAGGGGGCTGCACGCGCCGACGAGGCCGAAGTGAAGAAGGCGGTTGAGGCCTTCGTTGGTGCTCCGGCGGTCGAGTCGGTTGTGAAGCTGCCGTATGCCGGCCTCTACGAGGTCGTGATGAAGAGCGGGGAGCTGATCTACACGGACGAGAAGACGAGCTTCTTCCTCGACGGGCGCCTGATCGACACGAAGACCCGGAAGGATGTCACGGCGGCGCGCATGGCGCAGCTGTCGTCGATCGATTTCGCGTCGCTGCCGCTCGACCACGCGATCAAGCAGGTTCGCGGCAACGGTTCGCGGGTGCTGGTGACGTTCGAGGATCCGAACTGCACGTACTGCAAGCGGCTCGGCAAGGAGCTTTCCCAGATGAAGGATGTGACGCTCTATACCTTTCTGTTCCCGATCCTGAGCCCGGACTCAACCGAAAAGTCGCGCAACATCTGGTGTGCGAAGGATCGCGCAAAGGCATGGAACGAGTGGATCCTCGAGGCGAAGACCCCGGTTGCGGCGAAGTGTGACAGCGGAGCGGTGGACCGGAACGTGGCGCTCGGCCAGAAGCTGCGCATCAACGGCACGCCGACGATCTTCCTCGCCGACGGGCGCCGCCTGGGCGGCTACGTGCCGGCGGCGGAACTTGAGCAGCAGCTAGCGAGCGTCGCGAAGTAAGACGACGAACGACGGCGCCTGAGGGCGCCGTTCGTTTTTCTGGCGCCCTCAGAGGGCGCCGGGTTCGCTCGGTAGCAGGATCCACAGCTGGCCCGGTTGGCGCATGCGGCCGGCCTGTACGCCGGCATCCGCGCCGAGTCCCCAGAAGAAGTCTGCCCTGACGGCTCCCTTGATGGCGCCGCCGGTGTCCTGGGCGAGCATCAGCCTGCGCAGCGGACGGTCGCTGTTCGGTGCGGTCGTCGCGAGGAAGACGGGAGCGCCCAGCGGGATGGTGCGCGGGTCGACGGCCAGGCTGCGCCCCGGCGTGAGCGGGACGCCGAGTGCGCCGGTGGGGCCGCCGGTGGAGGCTGGCATTTCCTTGAAGAAGACGTAGCTCGGGTTGGTGTGCAGCAGTTCGGCGAGGCGGTGCGGGTTGTTGCGCGCCCAGTTCTTGATGCCGTCCATGGAGGCCTTGTCGAGCGGTAGTTCACCCTGGTTCACGAGCCAGCGGCCGATCGATTGGTAAGGGTGGCCGTTCTGGTCGGCGTAGCCGATGCGGACCTGGCTGCCGTCGGGCAGTTCCACGCGTCCGGAGCCTTGCACCTGGAGGAAGAACAGGTCGATCGGATCGGCTGCCCACAGCAGGGTTGGCGCGGGGGATCGGTCCTGCATGCCGTCGAGTTCGGCGCGCGTCCAGTAGGGCACGACCTTCTTGCCGACCAGACGGCCGCGCAGGCGAAGATTGCGCATGTCGGGATAGAGGTCGCCGAACTCGATCGTGAGCATGTCGCCCGGCACGCCGTGGACGGGCCACGGATAGCGTTCCGAGCGCGAACGGCTGCCCTTGATGATGGGCTCGTAGTAACCCGTGATCAGGCCGTCGGCCGTGCCGTCGGGGTTGCGGACGGCCCATGGGGTGAAGCGGGTTTCGATGAACTGGCGTACGGCGGTCGCGCCGGGGGTGTCGCCGAGGCGCTGCGCGTCGTCGCACACGCGCTGCCAGCGCGGCTGTTTGGCGAGGACCTTGCACGACTGGCGCAGGGCGGGCCAGGCTTGTGCGACATCGTCGCTACGCCAATCGGGCAGTTCGCTCCAGCTTGTGCGCTGCAGCGCTTCCACAGCGGGCGACGGAGCGGGGGGCTGTGCCGCTGCGGGCGTCTGTGGGGCCACACAGGTCGGGCATGACGGGCAGGGCTTCGCTGCCGTGCACGGGGTCGTGGCGGTCGCGGGCGCCGGCGGCTGGCTGGCGCAGGCTGCGAGTAGAACGAAGGGCAGGAGACACAGCAGGCGCTGCGCGAGTGATGTTGGGGCGCGCCGGTTCATGGGGAGGATCAGGTAGACTCGTGAAATCAAGGGCCCCCAGTATACCGGCTTGCCCGGATCGGCCCGAATCGCCATTCCCGCAGGAGAGCGCAATGTGGGTGATCTTTCTGGAAGCGGGCGTCGCGCTCGCGCTGCTGCTGGTGATCGTGTGGGCGACGTGGCCGAGGCGGCGCGATGGTGACGCGAACGAAGGAAGAACAAATCGAGATGAGTGATCTAGTGCAATTGGTGACGCGCGCCGAGCAGCTGATCGGGCGACTGGAGCAGCTGCTGCCGCGTCCGCTGGAGGCGCCCGACTGGTCAGCCGCGCCGGCCTTCCTGTGGCGCAGGCGGAACGGTCATGCGAGCCTCGTGCCCGTGACGCGTCCGCACGGGATCCGCCTCAAGGATCTGCGCGACGTTGATGGGCAGAAGGAGCGCATCGATTTCAACACGCGGCAGTTCCTCGCGGGCAGGCGCGCGAACAACGTGCTGCTGACCGGGGCCCGCGGCACCGGTAAGTCGTCGCTCGTGAAGGCCTTGCTGAACGCCTACGCGGGCAAGGGCTTGCGGCTGATCGAAGTCGATCGCGACGACCTGATGGACCTACCCGAGATCATCGAGCTGGTCCAGGGGCGGCCGGAGCGCTTCATCCTGTTCTGCGACGATCTGTCCTTCGAGGACGCGGAGCCCGCCTACAAGGCGCTGAAGAGCGTGCTCGACGGGTCGGTGGCGGCGGTTCCCGATAACGTGCTGATCTACGCGACCTCGAACCGGCGTCACCTGATGCCGGAGTACCACGACGAGAACCTGCAGACGAAGCATGTGGACGGCGAGATCCATCCGGGCGAAGCGGTCGAGGAGAAGATATCGCTTTCGGAACGCTTCGGTCTGTGGATCTCCTTTTACCCCTTCAGCCAGGACGAGTATCTGGAGATCGTCGCGTACTGGCTGAAGACCTTCGGGCTGGATCGCAAGGCGATCGACGGTGCGCGGCAGGAGGCCTTGCAGTGGGCGCTGATGCGCGGCTCCCGTTCCGGGCGTGTTGCCTGGCAGTTCGCGCGTGACTGGGCCGGGCGCTTCGAGACGGGAAGCGCACGATGACCAAGCGCGTCGAGGTGGCTGCCGGCGTGATCTTCCGCCGCGACGGGCGTTTCCTGCTCGGGCAGCGGGCGCCCGATACCTTCTACGC
It contains:
- a CDS encoding ATP-binding protein, whose translation is MSDLVQLVTRAEQLIGRLEQLLPRPLEAPDWSAAPAFLWRRRNGHASLVPVTRPHGIRLKDLRDVDGQKERIDFNTRQFLAGRRANNVLLTGARGTGKSSLVKALLNAYAGKGLRLIEVDRDDLMDLPEIIELVQGRPERFILFCDDLSFEDAEPAYKALKSVLDGSVAAVPDNVLIYATSNRRHLMPEYHDENLQTKHVDGEIHPGEAVEEKISLSERFGLWISFYPFSQDEYLEIVAYWLKTFGLDRKAIDGARQEALQWALMRGSRSGRVAWQFARDWAGRFETGSAR